AGATcatgattttttaatccaTAACAGCCAACACATGGAAactaaaaatgaaaaatacaaGCATAACAACAATTCTTCGCACATATTTTTGAGGGATATGTGGAAATCGCCATCCAACTTGTCAAAAAggaatttagaaaaattacaaaactGGATACAAACCTATTCGTCCAAACCATGGCTGCTGGAGTATTTTATTCCCCGTAAAGATAACAAGAATGTAAAAAAGGTTAAGAAATCTCGTACTAGTAACGTTTCAACTGGTCTTGATACTATAACTTTTGATGATCTAAAAGTTTTCCAAAATGAATCCGATATGGCCCTTATAACTGAAAAACAATATCCAGCTATAAATACGTTGAATGAAATTCATAGAGATGATACaataagaaatatattgcagcactttttatttttaagaaTGAATTCATTAGTGTTCAATATGGGCAGCGAAAAATCTTTAGACTTAAGCCCAATAGTTTATATTCCAATGAATCCATTAGGATTGGATATTCCTGGTGttagaattaaaaacattttccgtcgtaaaataaatgaattatACGAAATTTTGGCCTATAAATTTCCTGCCATTACCGCAGAAATTGAATTGGAGCTACAAGAAATATTGGGATCTGATACTCATAATATTAgtaaaaaatcaaagaatTTGTATAAAGGTGCTATAATATATAGTGGCACTTATTTAGTAACTGATAGAACAGAACATAGAGAATTAGTGTTCAAAATAAGCAGCTTAATGAACAGAATATAATACAATTTAGAACCGAGCATGTAAATTCTATATAAACATTATTCCAAaccattatttatttatttatagcGGTAGTAATTAAAGGTAATCTTGCTCATGCTAACATTTAAAGTCCCGTGCAAAGTGagctgtttttttttttttatttttattttttttttttttttttttttcatgaAATTTCCAAGCTTTGCAATCCAAAttcaaatcatttttttattctttacattttttttattttaatactttaGCCAATTTAAACATTCAAATCCTTattgtaatatatattttttatcaaactGAGAGGGATATCTCTAACCAGCTTTACGTAAAAGGCtaagcaaaaataaaaaaaaaagattaaagcTATAACCAAGGGGAATAATGTCATTTATAACCAGGAATATATCAAAATCAGTTAGTTTGTGTAAAAAAACATCCCAACAAACAAcatctatttttaatataaacacAACATCTAGGTTGTTTTCCACTATGTTAACTACCTCAACACGATCACCAATTGAtcatttacaaaaaatggGATCATCAGTCACTATTCCTGAAACTTTTACTACTGGTACTAGTACTTCTACCTTTTCTAGTTTATTAACTAATATTGGATGTTTATTGGGAAGAAGGTGGAAAAGCAGAGGTAACACTTTTCAACCAAGTactttgaaaagaaaaaggagaaTTGGTTTTTTGGCTAGATGCAGAAGTAAGACTGGACAAAACATTTTGAAGAGAAGAAAGACTAAAGGTAGATGGTATTTGACATATTAGTAAGAAAGtctctttattttaaaaaaattttttttttttgtcaagtatttttaattttaaatttaaccgtgtatataaaatattataatatatcaatttatttttcttttttttttttttttattaaaaaaatttattaaaattttaacaacGTTACTTACACGAGTAATTGATTCCAAAGTGGATaatcatataaaaaaaaataaaacaaccttaataataaaaatgctGTTTAATTCAAgtgaaaattatatatgagagtatatatatatatatacaggTGAAAACTTGCTTCATATTGTAATACCCAAACAAagccaataataaaaagacaGGGACATCgaattattactatttaaAGTCAATGACAATGCCCGGGCCGTGAGTGCTGCTTATAGTAGTTTGACCTAAAATACTAGgctttttacttttttgttCACCCAAAGCTTTCATGATAGCTGTTCTAGCAGCTAGAATATTTTCAGCAATCTGTAAATCACTAAGTTGTACTTTCCCAATGGGAACACTGAtaacatttcttttctgCTGAAATGGCATAGCACCAACACTCTCCCTGATCAATGTAGTCAAATCTTCAGCAACAGTACCTCTCTTCGCTGTGGGTAACAACCCCTTTGGCCCCAAAATTCTGCctaattctttatttaaactTGGTGCGATATCGGGTGTTGCAAAAGCCATTTTAATGTTAGATACATCAATTGaaccatttttaatactttccACTAATTTAGAACCACCGACTGTTTCACAATTTAATTCATCCTTGTAATATCCTACTTTGCTTTCATCGCCAACGAAAACCATAATCTTGGTACTATCACCCTTGGCTGACAAAGAGTGTGGCAAAAAAATCTTTCCTCTTAACGGTTGATTACCACGTTCACTAACAACTAAGGTTGTTATGGTTAGCGTAGTTTGATTTCTCGTAAATCCAACCTCTGCAGCACGTAAGTAACGCAACGCCATTGGCAACGGTAAATATACAGGACTATCAGAAGCTGGTTTTCTAGCATTTCTCTTGTTTATAGTTGCTCTTCTTAgttctcttttctttaactGATCTTTGGATAATTTAACTTGTGGTGTACTAAGTACCGAACCCATCGATATATTAGATGAAGAAGACATACTAGTTGTGTTCGAAACGGCGgtagcagcagcagcagctgTACTTTTCAAAATCGTGGATGTGCCAAAACTCCTTCTTAAACCTagcatcattattatatgtGTCGATTTTAGAtctaactttttttttcctttttcttttttttttatttcccagtaatttgtatatatatagatatatatatgtggaTATATTCACAgtgtatttattattcactttcaccctttttttttttctctctttctcttttattagctaccaatatttaaaaataacgtAACAGATAAAAAAGTCTtcaatataaaagaaagaaaaaaaagttataagaagaagaaaacaaaaatggaagaaaaaataaataaaattggaaaaaaaaaaaaaaaaaaaaaaaaaaaaaaaaaaaaaaaaattaattgataaataaataaaagttttttggGAAGGTTCCGAACAAGGTGCTTATTCCGTATAAACCGGATATtagtttttgatttttatttttaataatttcattCGTACTTCCGATAACTTCGGACATTGCTGGTAAGAATTTATCTCAACGgcttttttataaaataaattacaatgatattatttccaCTTTTTATGGTCAGTCAATTTTACCACTATTTTTAGACTAACGTTAACTTCAATAAGAGcaacaaaagaaagagaaataataataataacaataataataataataaagtaaaatataaaaattaaaaattacataaaTCCTAATACTGGTTAcatcattttttctttctttttccgcCAGTTTTATTCTCcaattgaataaatttgGCCTGTGGTAAACCATACTGACTATTTAAAATGTCCAAAATAATGGATTCATGTGAACCTTGTACTATAACTTCATTGCACTTGAATTGCTTATTTTCTTGGATCGTAGCAGACCCATTACATTTCAcctttaaaattttggcTAATTCAACGGAATCGATTCCATATAATTCATGCTTAATTACTttggtaataatttttcttccaaTTTTTACCTCTGTTACGATTTGCACCTTTGGAACGTTATTCCCCCTTTGTGGTTTGTTAAATagtttttccccttttatattataaatttgaTAATACGCCAACAAATGTTTATTACTGTTGTTACTAATTACTCTATTTAAAAGTTGGCTTCTTGGGATTGTTCTTTCTTTATTGCCATTACTGTCACTACTGTTTATAATACCATACAAATTATCAtctaataaaactttagaACGGTCAGATGAATAAACTAAATTGTTCTCAGTAATATATCTATCAAGCATAGTTTTAATGTCTTCTTGCGTATATAATTCTTTGGAGGATTGTTTCTgtaaaaaagatttgatATTGGAATTAGAGGTTGGTTTATAAAACAAGGCAGTCTTAACAGTATCCTTTTTAGCACTGACACTCTCATTTACGCCACTTTTAGCAGTGCCACTCGTAGCGTTGTTATCGGCTACAATTCTTCCCCTGATGGGATATGGGTCAAATGCAAGTAACTCGGGCTTGGTAGTTTTAGAAGCaacatttataataatataatcacCACCTTtgctttttaatttcataaaGCCTTGTTTTTCCCAATGtttcaataatttgatgatttttttaaacgaGGACTTTTTCACATTGATATCTTGTGGTGAAACTCTCTTTGGTAAGTTAACATTTAGGTGGTTGGATACAAAATTAGAAGAAGTTATAGGTAACTCCAATTTATCTTGTGTCAATGTATAGTACATTGCTCTTTGAAGAAATTCATCAATATCCTCCGGCCTTAATA
This Saccharomycodes ludwigii strain NBRC 1722 chromosome II, whole genome shotgun sequence DNA region includes the following protein-coding sequences:
- the GEP5 gene encoding Gep5p (similar to Saccharomyces cerevisiae YLR091W | GEP5 | GEnetic interactors of Prohibitins), translating into MIPVTKETVLNSLCILESQFHYKTLDHLENFIINSTTKRLSIANAINQILDCGITTAQGTKLKSRLLWLIYYQWLNKSRNLPHIAILRSENIHDLVTHWPYERDHDFLIHNSQHMETKNEKYKHNNNSSHIFLRDMWKSPSNLSKRNLEKLQNWIQTYSSKPWLLEYFIPRKDNKNVKKVKKSRTSNVSTGLDTITFDDLKVFQNESDMALITEKQYPAINTLNEIHRDDTIRNILQHFLFLRMNSLVFNMGSEKSLDLSPIVYIPMNPLGLDIPGVRIKNIFRRKINELYEILAYKFPAITAEIELELQEILGSDTHNISKKSKNLYKGAIIYSGTYLVTDRTEHRELVFKISSLMNRI
- the MRX14 gene encoding mitochondrial 54S ribosomal protein bL34m (similar to Saccharomyces cerevisiae YDR115W | MRX14 | Mitochondrial oRganization of gene eXpression (MIOREX)), encoding MLTTSTRSPIDHLQKMGSSVTIPETFTTGTSTSTFSSLLTNIGCLLGRRWKSRGNTFQPSTLKRKRRIGFLARCRSKTGQNILKRRKTKGRWYLTY
- the MRPL1 gene encoding mitochondrial 54S ribosomal protein uL1m (similar to Saccharomyces cerevisiae YDR116C | MRPL1 | Mitochondrial Ribosomal Protein Large subunit), which codes for MMLGLRRSFGTSTILKSTAAAAATAVSNTTSMSSSSNISMGSVLSTPQVKLSKDQLKKRELRRATINKRNARKPASDSPVYLPLPMALRYLRAAEVGFTRNQTTLTITTLVVSERGNQPLRGKIFLPHSLSAKGDSTKIMVFVGDESKVGYYKDELNCETVGGSKLVESIKNGSIDVSNIKMAFATPDIAPSLNKELGRILGPKGLLPTAKRGTVAEDLTTLIRESVGAMPFQQKRNVISVPIGKVQLSDLQIAENILAARTAIMKALGEQKSKKPSILGQTTISSTHGPGIVIDFK
- the TMA64 gene encoding Tma64p (similar to Saccharomyces cerevisiae YDR117C | TMA64 | Translation Machinery Associated) yields the protein MFKKEPQYKALSNLRNSDKKKLISQINNPEYKITTFNNTSSSISYASFDTFNNNQSGIVYTILDNETNNNIPIWFEFKKNKDINWLNFLKENVLVPTVYTCWNSPDINLVPTVITNDFVLDEKILGSGANLMNKGCWVYISHSDNQTEEDIEQQKKRYIKGQIVGVSSYKTPKYIKAVGVLCIDYKDLIDENKPDVAVKIIHWLGDGLCKSFKCKVKPPRYIIDYHDDEPEDENENGNENVNEKKDNNEEGQKELEANNEGVGYSIKQTNKIPSFAEEVVLRPEDIDEFLQRAMYYTLTQDKLELPITSSNFVSNHLNVNLPKRVSPQDINVKKSSFKKIIKLLKHWEKQGFMKLKSKGGDYIIINVASKTTKPELLAFDPYPIRGRIVADNNATSGTAKSGVNESVSAKKDTVKTALFYKPTSNSNIKSFLQKQSSKELYTQEDIKTMLDRYITENNLVYSSDRSKVLLDDNLYGIINSSDSNGNKERTIPRSQLLNRVISNNSNKHLLAYYQIYNIKGEKLFNKPQRGNNVPKVQIVTEVKIGRKIITKVIKHELYGIDSVELAKILKVKCNGSATIQENKQFKCNEVIVQGSHESIILDILNSQYGLPQAKFIQLENKTGGKRKKK